One window of the Pelmatolapia mariae isolate MD_Pm_ZW linkage group LG15, Pm_UMD_F_2, whole genome shotgun sequence genome contains the following:
- the ehd3 gene encoding EH domain-containing protein 3, with product MFSWLGTDDRRKKEPEVFQTVSEGLKKLYKTKLLPLEESYKFHEFHSPALEDADFDNKPMVLLVGQYSTGKTSFIRYLLEQDFPGMRIGPEPTTDSFIAVMHGDTEGVIPGNALVVDPKKPFRKLNAFGNAFLNRFVCAQLPNPVLESISVIDTPGILSGEKQRISRGYDFAAVLEWFAERVDRIILLFDAHKLDISDEFSEVIKALKNHEDKIRVVLNKADQIETQQLMRVYGALMWSLGKIVNTPEVIRVYIGSFWSHPLLIPDNRKLFEAEEQDLFKDIQSLPRNAALRKLNDLIKRARLAKVHAYIISSLKKEMPAVFGKENKKKELIASLGDIYKRIEREHQISPGDFPNLKKMQDQLQAQDLNKFQPLKPKFLEAVDDMLANDIASLMVLVRQEETQRPNAVVKGGAFDGTLDGPFGHGYGEGAGEGIDEAEWVVARDKPAYDEIFYTLSPVNGKVTGANAKKEMVKSKLPNTVLGKIWKLADIDKDGMLDDEEFALANHLIKVKLEGHELPSELPAHLVPPSKRKIPE from the exons ATGTTCAGCTGGCTTGGAACCGATGATAGGAGGAAGAAGGAGCCGGAAGTCTTTCAGACAGTCAGTGAAGGATTGAAGAAACTCTATAAAACCAAGCTCCTACCACTGGAGGAGAGCTACAAGTTTCATGAGTTCCACTCTCCGGCACTGGAGGATGCTGACTTTGACAACAAGCCCATGGTCTTACTGGTGGGACAGTATTCTACTGGCAAGACCAGCTTCATACG CTACCTGTTGGAGCAGGATTTTCCTGGCATGCGGATTGGCCCCGAACCCACCACAGATTCCTTCATCGCAGTGATGCACGGCGACACAGAAGGAGTCATCCCCGGCAATGCTTTGGTGGTTGACCCCAAGAAGCCCTTCAGAAAGCTGAATGCATTTGGAAATGCATTTCTCAACAG gtttgTGTGTGCTCAGCTTCCTAACCCTGTACTGGAAAGCATCAGCGTGATCGACACGCCAGGGATTTTGTCTGGAGAAAAGCAGAGAATCAGTCGAG GCTATGACTTTGCAGCTGTCCTGGAGTGGTTTGCAGAGCGAGTGGACAGGATCATTTTACTGTTTGATGCTCACAAACTGGACATCTCTGATGAGTTCTCAGAGGTGATAAAGGCCCTAAAGAACCATGAGGACAAGATCAG AGTTGTGCTTAACAAGGCTGACCAGATAGAGACTCAGCAGCTGATGAGAGTGTACGGTGCTCTGATGTGGTCACTGGGGAAAATAGTCAACACGCCTGAG GTGATTCGCGTCTATATCGGTTCATTTTGGTCCCACCCGCTGTTGATTCCTGACAACAGGAAGCTGTTCGAGGCCGAGGAACAGGACTTATTTAAGGACATCCAGTCCTTACCGAGAAATGCAGCACTTAGAAAACTTAATGATCTGATAAAAAGGGCAAGACTAGCCAAG GTCCACGCTTATATCATCAGCtcacttaaaaaagaaatgccTGCTGTGTTTGGGAAGGAGAACAAGAAGAAAGAGCTCATCGCCAGCCTTGGAGATATCTACAAACGCATCGAAAGAGAACATCAGATATCACCTGGAGATTTTCCTAATCTGAAAAAGATGCAG GACCAACTCCAAGCTCAGGATCTCAACAAATTCCAGCCTCTAAAACCTAAATTCTTGGAGGCGGTCGATGACATGTTAGCCAATGACATCGCCAGCTTAATGGTCCTGGTCCGACAAGAGGAAACCCAGCGGCCCAACGCAGTAGTGAAGGGCGGCGCGTTTGACGGCACGTTGGACGGCCCGTTCGGTCACGGGTACGGCGAAGGAGCCGGCGAAGGCATCGACGAAGCAGAGTGGGTCGTCGCTCGCGACAAACCTGCTTACGACGAGATTTTCTACACATTATCTCCTGTCAACGGGAAGGTGACCGGAGCCAACGCCAAGAAGGAGATGGTCAAGTCAAAACTGCCCAATACAGTGCTGGGCAAGATCTGGAAGCTGGCAGATATCGATAAGGACGGCATGCTCGACGATGAGGAGTTTGCTTTAGCCAATCATCTGATAAAGGTGAAACTTGAGGGACATGAACTACCATCAGAGCTGCCTGCACACCTGGTGCCTCCTTCCAAGAGGAAAATACCTGAATAA